A stretch of DNA from Erythrolamprus reginae isolate rEryReg1 chromosome 10, rEryReg1.hap1, whole genome shotgun sequence:
CGCCGTTCACCGAATGACAGCAGTGATCCCGGCTgcctagaacagctgattggtggtattccgggaggctgatccaaccaccaatcagctgcttggcAGTGTAGGATCCAACATTCCCTGGCACAGCACCAACCCTCCCCAGTGGCTGCAATATTCGTTCTATAAGATACACAGACATTTCCACTGGGTAGtttgtcttatctatctatctatctatctatctatctatctatctatctatctatctatctatctatctatctatcttcgagtcttcagggaggggcggcatacaaatctaataaataataataataataatatctatctatctatctatctatctatctatcagatttgtatttataatctgaaaaatatggtaagtatctatctatctatctatctatctatctatctatctatctatctatcttcgagtcttcagggaggggcggcatacaaatctaataaataataatatctatctatctatctatctatctatctatctatctatctatctatctatctatctatctatctatctatctatctatctattagatttgtatttataatcTGAAAAAATATGATAAGTACAATAAACCAGGAACTAGCAACATTCTAGCAACCAGAACAGTGGAAATCAAAACCATATCCAAGATCTCTGAAGGAAAGATTTCTTAAGGAAATCAAAACCCGTATCCAGCATCTCCCACCACATCCAAAGCTTACCTTTTTCTGCTGACAGTTTGCTAACGTCCATTGTTTTGTTTAGGACTTTGACAGCTAACGCAAGTGCTGATTGCAAAGTCATGTCTCCCTCTTTGTAATCTTGTTTGAGCATTGACACAGCTGCCTGTTAAAGAACAGAAAAGCACTGCAGTTGATTCTTACCCATCCATTCACTCAATTTTTAAAACTGCCCATTTCAACAGGGGACTCTGGGCAACCATCTGTcagtccattacccggggggagaatcattgacccccttgcagagggtccgcaacttgggcgtcctcctcgatccacagctcacattagagaaacatctttcagctgtggcgaggggggcgtttgcccaggttcgcctggtgcaccagttgcggccctatttggaccgggagccactgctcacagtcactcatgccctcatcacctcgaggctcgactactgtaacgctctctacatggggctacctttgaaaagtgttcggaaacttcagatcgtgcagaatgcaggtgcgagagcaataatggactttcccaaaaatgcccatgtcacaccaacactccgcagtctgcattggttgccgatcagtttccggtcacaatttaaagtgttggttatgacctataaagcccttcatggcaccgggccagattacctcagggaccgccttctgctgcacgaatcccagcgaccagttaggtcccacagagtgggtcttctccgggtcctgtcaaccaaacaatgccgcttggcgggacccaggggaagagccttctctgtggcggccctggccctctggaaccaactccccccagagattagaattgcccccaccttccttgcctttcgtaagctgcttaaaatccacctctgccaccaggcatgggggaactgagatatactttccccctaggcctttacaattttatgcatggtatgtctgtatgtatgattggtttttatataatgggtttttaactgtttttagtattggattattgttatacactgttttattactgttgttagctgcggaacggggcggcatacaaatcaaatcaaatcaaatcaataaacaaacaaacaaacaaacaaacaaacaaacaaacttatatcctgcttcacagtgctttacagcctctttAAGcgatttacaaagtcagcctcctgccccccaaaatatgggtcctcattttaccaacctcggaaggccgagtcaactttgaccctggtgagattcgatctgccaaactgctggcaaccagtgatcaacagaagtagtctgcagtattgcactctaaaaACTATCCCACCGCGGCTCCTAAAATTATCTAATTCAGGCACAATCTTAAAATCACATTAAAATAGCAAAGCCTGGTACCCACACTACATGTACAATACTTTCATTCATCAAAATGACCATAAATCTCTTAATTAgccagaaaagccttctctgtggcggccccagccctctggaaccaactccccccagatatcagagttgcccccaccctccttgcctttcgtaagctccttaaaacccacctctgtcgtcaggcatgggggaattgagactttccctccccctaggcttataaaatttatgcatggtatattagtatgtgtgattggtttctaaattggggttttaaattaacttaaatattagatttgtttacattgtattattgctgctgttagccgccccgagtctgcggagaggggcagcatacaaatctgattaataaaataaataaataaataataaatctggaTGTACAGATCTCCAAATCTCTGCCCTTAATAATCTTGGCTGCTATTTCTTTCACTAGTTGAAAGTCTCTGAATCCTTTCCAAGGCTCCATTGCAGACataagggtttttttcctcttccacAGGATTATTTTTCTACCTGCTAAGATCATAGCTTGTCCCTGCAGAATGCCCTTTTCAAGAATTCTCCAAGCTTTCAAACATGTAGGAGAAAACACGAACATCTAAGGCAATGAAATCCCTTTAGGAGTGATGGGGGGGTTTCAAAAATTGATAGATAcacaggtaaataaataaaacttacagCACTGTTGTTTCCAATGCAGGTGGCTTTCCAACCCCCGTAATTCCCACTTGGATCGCTCTGATACAACTGGAAGCCATAATGTTTATCCCAGCCGATGTAAAGCAGTGAAACACCAAAAGGACGTTTTCCTGTTGAGCAGAAGGACACGGGGGATTGAAATGAAGCAATGTAATCGATCAAGGGAAAAACATTGGCAAGAAGGAAGACTTAACAAACTGCTCTGTATTCCTCCTCCGTGAGACAAATTCCAACACACTCTTCCCAAGTGTAAAATTATACTACAGGTAGCCCTTCACTTACAGCAGTCTGTTTTGCGATGGTTCCAAGTTaccacggcactgaaaaaaagtgactttgtGACTGTTGCAATCACAAGATCAAAATTCTGGCGCTTGGCAACTGGTGTGTATTGCTGTGTCCTGGTATAattactttttgtgaccttctgacaagcgaagtcaaaggggaagccagatttacttaaaatCATGTTATtaatttactaatttaacaggtgcagtggttcacttaacaagagcattcagagacttcagctggtacaCAATGCAGCGGCGCGTGCAACAACGGGTGTACCAAAGTACTCCCGCATTACTCTAACTTTAcgagagctgcattggctaccagacgatctctggatgcaattcaaggtattggttattacctttaaagccctaaatggctcagggccagactatttacaggaccgcctcctgcctcgctgtgaccagtaagggcccacagagtcggtcttctccggatcccttGCGCTAAACAATGTCAACTGGCgagacctcagggaagagccttctctgtggcggctccgaccctttggaatcaactacccgCAGAGATCCGTACTATCTACACCCaactggtcttccggaaagctgtgaagacctggttttTTTAGGGTGTTATACATTTTATTTGCattgttgtttattattgttgtattttttactGGTTTAGTATTTCTGACTATCGTTAGCCGCCCTGGGTCCttttggagtgggcggcatataaatacaaatgacaaacaaacaaacaagcaaagttacagccatacagtcaaatAATGAGGGTGGTTTGTTTATTTACAGACTGACTATACCCAAATTTTTGAAACAActtctgtattttaaaaaaagaaagaaaagcaagctGTCTTTTTAAACCTCCAAGTAGACTTTTGTGACAGACTTAAAAGAAATGAAATCTGTTCCCTGAAGCGATTTAACGTCATCACAGAAACGTAGCCGTCGTACTTTTATTAGCTTTCTAGATTCAATAAAGCCTCCATGAACACACTACAAGAATATGACAAGTGTTCGTTCCATGAGCCAGACATTTCTTTCACACTTAACTTCACTTCACCAATGACAAAAGTTACCTCCGAACTGTGTATAGGCTTGTTTGATATCACACAGGGCTGTTACTAACTGCTCGCAAGGAATTGGCTCTTGATACTGCAACAGATATCTGAAACACAAAAATATGCCAAGGATGCAGAAGTTATAACTAAGGAAGAAACCCCTCGGGAGGACTTTAAGAAAGATTGAATATGAGACTGTGAAACAGAAAAGAACCTGaaacctttttctcttttaatgggGAAACAGCCTTTGCCACTAAGCTTTATTGTGAATAAACTCAAGCTTTAGAACTTATTTTTCTTCAATACAAGACTAAGGGTAGTCTCTAGTGTTGCTCTGTTTCATTTTCCCTTTGAAATCTCTGCTTTCTCTTGAGCTATATGGGCAGTTCTATTGCAAGCAGGATATAAGATGAGCTGAGTTTGGAcagttatacagtggtcccccgagtttcgcgatctcgatcattgcgaaacgctatatcgcgatttttcaacccggaagtaaaaacaccatctgcgcatgcgtgcccttttttctatggccacgcatgcgtagatggcgccgggcagatcagctgctgggcggcttccctgggtcttccccctcttgctggcgggagggcgagcggaagggcatcagcgaggagtttgcgtgggcggcggaaaccccagcgccgcttcccagctgagtcctgaagccaaacgcggaagttcgcttcaggactcagctgggaagcggcgcgagcgaacggcgtgggcgggcgaagggcgcgcgggcaggcaggcggtggacaagcggcgggcggacaagcggcgggcgcggcagcagcgaggagtttgcgtgggcggcggggaaaccccaatcttcggctcctcgctgctgcggcggaagtaaaaacaccatctacgcatgcgcagatggtgtttttacttccgcaccgctacttcgcgaaaaaccgatcatcgcgaggggtcctggaacggaaccctcgcgataatcgggggaccactgtactgcaaaGGAGTGACACAAAATCCAAAAAGTTGTCTTCAAAGCCCTGATGAAATTCTGAGAAGTCAACCCAATTCCCCTTTCCTCCAAATAATAATCTggaatttctctttttctttaagaGCTCTTTGGGAAGGCGGTATTCTGAATTTTTGAATGTTTTGGTGGGCACTCAACATAAAAAGCATCAGACAGCCTTAGAAACAGCTGCACAATTTTGAATATATTCCCCCACCTTGCATGTTGTAacacatttaattaaaaatatttaaagcaaGTAGCTTCCTCCCGATGGCTTCTAGCCTTTAAtacaataataattcaataataataatggcttctAGCCTTTAATACAATCATAATTTGCCGTCCGGGTGAACCCTACGTTTTCAATTATGTTTGTGGCTTGTCACCAGCtgagaaaattaggccaccttCTTACCTTTGTGCAATCAACCGCAGTTCGTTGGTGAGCACGTTGGCGTCTGAAGTTATGCCGGCCACGCTGCAGGCCATATCTCTGAAACATATAAGTGATCTGAGTGAGACCAGGAGCTTTGTGGTCTATTCTGCAACCATCAGGTTTTGCCAGCCATGCCAACTATTAAAAGGCCTTAcacgaatagcaatagcatttaaacttatatacagcttcatagtgcttttacagccctctctaagaggtttataaTGTCAACATCTTggcccaaacaatctgggtcatttacccacttcagaaggatagaagactgagtcagccttgaacctggtgagaattgaactgctggccatgggcagagttagcctgcaatgctgcattctaacggaaggaaggaaggaaaaggaaggaaggaagaggaaggattgaaggaaaaggaaggaaggaaggaaaaggaaggaaggaaggggaaggaaagaaggaagaggaaggaaggaaggaaggggaaggaaggaaggggaaggaaggaaggaagaggaaggaaggggaaggaaggaaggaaggggaaggaaggaaaaggaaggaaggaaggaagga
This window harbors:
- the PSMA4 gene encoding proteasome subunit alpha type-4; amino-acid sequence: MSRRYDSRTTIFSPEGRLYQVEYAMEAIGHAGTCLGILANNGVLLAAERRNIHKLLDEVFFSEKIYKLNEDMACSVAGITSDANVLTNELRLIAQRYLLQYQEPIPCEQLVTALCDIKQAYTQFGGKRPFGVSLLYIGWDKHYGFQLYQSDPSGNYGGWKATCIGNNSAAAVSMLKQDYKEGDMTLQSALALAVKVLNKTMDVSKLSAEKVEIATLTRENGKTIIRVLKQKEVEVLIKKHEEEEAKAEREKKEKEQKEKDK